A region of Gracilinanus agilis isolate LMUSP501 chromosome 3, AgileGrace, whole genome shotgun sequence DNA encodes the following proteins:
- the STMN1 gene encoding stathmin, which yields MASSDIQVKELEKRASGQAFELILSPRSKEAVPEFPLSPPKKKDLSLEEIQKKLEAAEERRKSHEAEVLKQLAEKREHEKEVLQKAIEENNNFSKMAEEKLTHKMEANKENREAQMAAKLERLREKDKHMEEVRKNRESKDPADENGAD from the exons ATGGCTTCTTCTG ATATCCAGGTGAAAGAACTAGAGAAGCGGGCCTCCGGGCAGGCGTTTGAGCTGATACTTAGTCCACGTTCGAAAGAAGCAGTTCCAGaattccccctttcccctccaaaGAAGAAAGATCTTTCCCTggaagaaattcagaagaaactAGAAGCTGCGGAAGAAAGACGCAAG TCTCATGAAGCCGAAGTCTTAAAGCAGCTTGCTGAGAAGCGGGAGCATGAGAAGGAGGTGCTTCAAAAAGCAATTGAAGAAAACAACAACTTCAGTAAAATGGCAGAAGAAAAACTGACCCACAAAATGGAAGCCAACAAAGAAAACCGAGAGGCACAAATGGCTGCTAAGCTGGAGCGCTTGCGGGAGAAG GATAAGCACATGGAGGAGGTGCGGAAGAACAGAGAGTCCAAAGACCCTGCCGACGAGAATGGAGCTGACTAG